A stretch of Besnoitia besnoiti strain Bb-Ger1 chromosome III, whole genome shotgun sequence DNA encodes these proteins:
- a CDS encoding hypothetical protein (encoded by transcript BESB_048290), which yields MGNVVDTADRLDPRFGVLTTPDGKKRSMRPEDCRPRYYERTYRETRILGTQAALQPYSLNSSPGLTLSRALNAWLQGDPELPEDPEFPAKLLQAAQDHDWKIENGADGVSIMYPGKRQPKLWVGPVRVVNPEDKLCPENGNANLSLDALIQQGLITPVYKPMPTAQPAPGAPSPHVNGPQASQPTTATNSRQQSEEEAQMAGEEFKTSVTDAVNLTAGTQYAPKGPEAPIHPAQAIYNNIPYPLPGSYCPPMTLAYPAAPAYPYPAMPTPPCPQYAVPSPLNRPPPVVAQGPCAPLLPIF from the exons ATGGGAAATGTCGTGGACACCGCTGACCGCTTGGACCCGCGGTTCGGCGTGCTCACAACCCCCGATGGAAAGAAGAGGTCGATGAGGCCGGAGGACTGCCGTCCGCGCTACTACGAGAGAACTTACCGTGAG ACGCGCATCCTTGGAACTCAGGCTGCTCTCCAGCCTTACTCTCTCAATTCCTCTCCGGGTTTGACACTCTCGCGTGCCTTGAATGCGTGGTTGCAGGGAGATCCTGAGCTGCCCGAGGATCCGGAATTCCCAGCAAAGCTCCTGCAAGCTGCTCAGGACCACGACTGGA AGATTGAgaacggcgcagacggcgttTCCATCATGTATCCCGGCAAGAGGCAGCCGAAGTTGTGGGTGGGCCCCGTCCGCGTGGTGAACCCGGAGGACAAGCTCTGCCCCGAAAATGGCAACGCCAACCTTTCCCTGGATGCCCTTATCCAGCAGGGCCTCATCACACCCGTCTACAAG CCAATGCCAACGGCTCAGCCTGCTCCAGGCGCGCCCAGTCCTCACGTGAACGGACCTCAGGCGTCGCAGCCCACCACTGCCACGAATTCCCGCCAGCAgtcagaggaggaggcgcagatgGCTGGCGAGGAGTTCAAGACGTCTGTGACGGACGCAGTCAACCTCACAGCCGGGACCCAGTACGCGCCGAAGGGACCAGAAGCACCTATCCACCCTGCACAGGCGATCTACAACAACATTCCATATCCCCTGCCTGGCAGCTACTGCCCCCCCATGACCCTGGCGTATCCCGCCGCTCCCGCATATCCGTACCCCGCGATGCCGACTCCTCCCTGCCCTCAGTACGCCGTTCCTTCTCCTTTGAACCGCCCGCCTCCGGTGGTGGCGCAGGGCccgtgcgcgccgctcttGCCCATCTTTTGA